TTAAGAACGCGATTGACTGGGCTTCAAGACCACCTAATGTTTGGGCTGACAAACCTGCTGCCATCATTAGCACCGGTGGAATATTTGGTGGAGGAGTATCTCAATATCATCTTCGCCAAATTGGAGTATTCCTTGATCTTCATTTTATCAACAAACCAGAATTTAGTCTCAATGCATTCCAACCGCCTGAGAAATTTGATGTGGAAGGAAACTTGGTCGATGAATCGGCTAAGGAGAGGTTGAAAAAAGTCCTTATCTCATTGCAAGAATTCACTATGCGACTTCAGGGTCGTGAGTGAGGGAACTCTTAATCATTTGTAAGGCTAATAATGcaaatttttgtaataaaaaaaatgattgatgATTACATGACGTattctatgtaatatttctcataaatGTAATGTCAAAAAAAAGACTACATGACGTATTAGCCATCAAATCGTTAACCATGCAACTAAACTAATGTATAGTTACACGAAATATATGTTATGCATGACAACATCCCTCAACTTAATAatgttatgtagttaacatcACGATTTTAATTTCATTCATCTAAAAATTGATATAGATGTCAGATTAGATTTTAACCGACCGGACCTTAATTTAACCAAAATTAGATTtcatcaattaaaatatgacCGACATGTACGTAATTTAACCAAAATTAGATTTTAACCCACGTTTTAAAAGTGTAAGAATTTTTTATGCAAATCTAATATagaaaatcaatatatttttaacattttttatatgaagtgtttcaacatttttattttatagtatttgaaaaatatataattatatcaactttatttatattaaataagaaaattatataaaatattatgttattttgttttttaattattttaatctgttttcttatgaaattttaataaaatttctgtaatccatttgattaattgtatgatatatacttttttgataaatgtttaattataaaacttatttgacgccaattttgattttaacattttatttgtttaaaacttatttgatgtcaACTTAAATCAAACATAATCTCGCGTACatcattattaattatatacttttaagaataaaaataatctaagAATAAGAATCTTATATGAAAGTTTTACTAAGTTTAAATGCATGCAATTTTTGttcatgaaaatataaataaaataattaattaatttaattaattttatattaaacaaataaaatgttagaaCCAATAAATTGACATcaattaatcaaataagtaTATGTCACACAATTGATATAAGATGTTAGAGCCAGTAAATTGACATCAATTAAACATATACTTCGTATACCTAGATATACATTTGTTTAGTTTGCATGGTTAACCATGTGATGGCTAATAATACTTCATGTAGTCagtaattattttttctaataaaaacaGTGTGTCACTTATCTTATAATAGTCTATGTTTCTTATAATTATGTATTATGATATATACTTACACTACAGGTTACAAGCGTCTTTATTCTGGTGATGACTGTTTATTTTTCTACTAATCTAGTACTGGATATTCAAAAGCGTTTTACAAAAACcaatttggttttattttgttaacCCAAGAAACAATTTCCAGTAATCAAGAACAAGATTTGAGTTGCGCCAAGTGCAGAATTACCATCTTTGATTCAATAAAGTTAAACTAATTTTGAATGGTAGATATTTAAAGAGCATAAAGCCTGTAAATTGATATTGATTATATTGTCcaaacataattatatataaagatattaaattcTCAAAGCATAATATttgttataaacaaaattttagacAAGTTATGGTCGAtttgttcaaaacaaaaaaaaggcaaGTGATGGTGCAGATGCAGTACGTTATAGTAATTAGCTTGTGAATTTGTGTTGTTATCTAAATATGTATGTCACAATTTATGTTAAATGtaaccgaaaattcaatatatataaattaattaagctatattttaaattttaaagaggAGACAAATCaatattgaatatatatattcatatacaaaatgttttttctattttaaaaactacACAATTCAACATGTATGGACCAGTTTTTGTTCCTAAAGTAAATGCACTAGATCATATTATACCCACCACGTTTTCCTTCTTTGTCCTCAAGTTCATAAAAATCCGAGGACATATGGACAAGATCTTTGTCCATTTTGAAATTTGTGAAAGAGAAATCGTTTTAGATGGGAGCAAGCAGATAACATACTGTCCAGACATGTGTGGTAAAAATTAGGTTACACAAACAATTTGAGGTTGAAGTTTCAAATTTGATTGGACTCAAAAAGGAATCTATGAGTTTGGTCACCCCATGCTTTTACGACCAGATGGATACGatcttttttttgaatgaatgttaaatttcataaaaaacatcCTTCTTACATCAAGtgcaacttttataaataaactgaCTCATTTACCATTTAGACTCCTAgcaccaaaaaaatattcacaATCTTGTACTAAACCAAAATTGCAGCACTTCTTCCATACCTCTTCTCCCTTTTTCTCTCACTAGGCTTAGCTTGTTTTTGACTCTTTTATCTATCATTTTTTAAAGCAGACAACAGCATCGGCTTGTCATCATGCTTTATCTTGTTTCTTTCCCTCCATAGTGTATGAACAGCTGCCTGAAAAGCATATCGAATGCACAATAGCTTTTTCTTTTCCATAGACAAGTCATTGATCAACCTCACGATTGCATACCATCTGTAGTGTAATCGTTGCATAGAATCCCCTTCACCAGATGTTCCCATACTTGAGAGGACAATGAACACTCAAAAGTATAGATGATCTCTTGACTCAGGAGCGTTCTTGCATAACACACGGATCAAGCATCTTGACATCCACATTCTTGAATATTAAGACaaataacaaagaaaagaaCAAACAACGATTCCGTTCATCAAAGACGTTTTTACAACAACAAGAGCACTTCGAGcgattgctttgatttgattaatcAAGAACTCACTAATTTAAACAATCGTCATCTGCCTAAAACATTTGTTGTAGATCTAATATCAGGCCCTCATTTATTAAAATAGGTCTAGGTATTTTATCTGTACCCGAAAAATCAAACTATAACCGATACAAAAATATCCGaccgaaaccaaaccgaaatttaTAAGTACCTAATTGAgtctaaaattcatatacacaaaaaaatgcaaccgaaaaaaaaaacaaacttgaaAAGAACAAGAACCGATTCATACcgacataaaaacataaaaatctaaaattatgattttacttgttctattttatatattttagtttaaattttagttgaaatgtatttttattagcagtcttcattattattttttgtaatattttcaagtaatatgaaactataaatgttaaatttagagtttaaaatgtttgatttcaattattaataaaatgttttagttgttttagaaaatttaaggTAAATATGAtggattttgataaaattttgatGGAATTCGtgtatttcatttatttttagatcctaaatacccgaccTGTTACGATCCAAATATTACAAGCATTTTACAGGTACTTTAGTTATAGACTCAAACCGATCCAAATCCATGAAGAACCGATCCAGACCCAAACCAACAAATTTCAAGTACCTAGTTGGATTCAAATTTTTAGGATCCAAAAGATCCGGATCCGAAAGAAACCAATATGCTGTTCCGAACCCGCATgc
The nucleotide sequence above comes from Brassica napus cultivar Da-Ae chromosome A9, Da-Ae, whole genome shotgun sequence. Encoded proteins:
- the LOC106367094 gene encoding NADPH:quinone oxidoreductase isoform X2, whose protein sequence is METGTVMKQSIRVAALSGSLRKGSYHKAIDLAKESVPGMQIEYIDISPLPFMNTDLEINGTYPAVVEAFRQKILEADSILFASPEYNYSVSAPLKNAIDWASRPPNVWADKPAAIISTGGIFGGGVSQYHLRQIGVFLDLHFINKPEFSLNAFQPPEKFDVEGNLVDESAKERLKKVLISLQEFTMRLQGRE
- the LOC106367094 gene encoding NADPH:quinone oxidoreductase isoform X1, with product METGTVMKQSIRVAALSGSLRKGSYHKGLLRAAIDLAKESVPGMQIEYIDISPLPFMNTDLEINGTYPAVVEAFRQKILEADSILFASPEYNYSVSAPLKNAIDWASRPPNVWADKPAAIISTGGIFGGGVSQYHLRQIGVFLDLHFINKPEFSLNAFQPPEKFDVEGNLVDESAKERLKKVLISLQEFTMRLQGRE